Proteins encoded in a region of the Diospyros lotus cultivar Yz01 chromosome 9, ASM1463336v1, whole genome shotgun sequence genome:
- the LOC127810704 gene encoding caltractin-like, with amino-acid sequence MTNLYRAGSRRDKPRERHHGLSKPKRQEIKEAFELFDTDGSGTIDAKELNVAMRALGFEMTDEQINQMIADVDKDGSGAIDYDEFEHMMTAKIGERDTKEELMKAFNVIDLDKSGKISAADIKQIANELGERFTDKEIEDMIAEADRDRDGEVSADEFMRMMKRTSYGY; translated from the exons ACAAACCTCTATAGAGCTGGGTCTAGAAGAGATAAACCCAGAGAACGTCACCATGGTTTATCTAAACCGAAGAGGCAAGAGATAAAGGAAGCTTTTGAGCTATTTGACACTGATGGCTCAG GCACTATTGATGCCAAAGAACTGAATGTGGCAATGAG GGCATTGGGATTTGAAATGACAGATGAG CAAATCAATCAAATGATTGCAGATGTAGACAAAGACGGAAGTGGGGCAATTGATTATGATGAGTTTGAGCACATGATGACAGCAAAGATTGGAGAAAGGGACACTAAAGAAGAACTTATGAAAGCATTTAACGTTATTGACCTAGATAAAAGT GGAAAGATATCGGCTGCAGACATTAAGCAAATTGCAAATGAGCTGGGTGAAAGATTCACTGACAAAGAGATTGAAGACATGATTGCGGAAGCAGATCGTGATC GTGATGGAGAAGTAAGTGCGGACGAGTTCATGAGGATGATGAAGAGAACTTCCTACGGATATTGA
- the LOC127810129 gene encoding calmodulin-like protein 30 produces MSRKWSLNFKYGSWRKPPSKQAEGQAPSDPPTPTPTPTPTPTPTKVFQQNVAEMRQVFDKFDTNKDGRISREEYKSALRGLQKVGNAEKEASTAFEVLDTDGDGFIDFKEFMEVHNMGGGVKRSEIQSAFEVFDLDGDGKISAKELMEVMRGLGEQCSLKSCRKMVKAVDKDGDGMIDVNEFMTMMTNT; encoded by the coding sequence ATGTCAAGAAAGTGGTCTTTGAATTTCAAGTATGGGAGTTGGAGGAAGCCCCCTTCCAAGCAAGCTGAGGGTCAGGCTCCATCAGACCCGCCAACGCCAACACCAACACCAACGCCAACGCCAACGCCAACGAAGGTTTTCCAGCAAAACGTGGCCGAGATGAGACAGGTTTTTGACAAATTTGACACCAACAAGGACGGGAGGATCTCGCGGGAGGAGTACAAGTCGGCGCTGAGGGGGTTACAGAAAGTAGGAAACGCAGAGAAGGAGGCGAGTACGGCATTTGAGGTGCTGGACACCGATGGAGATGGGTTCATCGACTTCAAAGAGTTTATGGAAGTGCACAACATGGGAGGAGGGGTGAAGAGAAGTGAGATTCAGAGTGcttttgaggtgtttgattTGGATGGAGATGGGAAGATCAGTGCCAAGGAGTTGATGGAGGTCATGAGGGGTCTAGGAGAGCAGTGCAGCTTGAAATCATGCCGGAAAATGGTGAAAGCGGTGGATAAAGATGGGGATGGGATGATCGATGTCAACGAGTTCATGACCATGATGACCAACACCTAG
- the LOC127809430 gene encoding uncharacterized membrane protein At3g27390, producing the protein MNMASSWKEWLRRLYVVSAFCSALCLGALKSLLVGPVAALILIAGNVGVILGLFPLHVSWTVYTLVKAKSLYAPLKLAFSFALPALLGIWLGLSIAGSVLVGVGYGFFTPWISSFEAFRHDDDSNKFFHCIVDGTWSTIRGSCTVVRDFADICYHSYPLYLKELREAPPSNQLQPLRFMDVPGCIIVGLMGLVVEIPLYTAIAIVKSPFMLFKGWIRLIHDLISREGPFLETACIPVAGLTILMWPLVVLGSIVLAIFSSFFIGLYGSVVVYQERSFKRGVAYVIAMVAVFDEYTNDWLYLRAGSMLPKPRYRKKKVANLTEISSAGENQSPEVKISAVLTEAPAMIMPRLTSSRSVREAIQEVKMVQVWGHIMRSCEMRGKELLDANVIKTADLYDWLRAKNSNDAGGIVGVGLPCYSFLQTLLASIKARCDGLLLLDNLVVNHLNRPQDRLLDWFFHPIMLLKEQIRVIELEEGEIRFLEKAVLLGSNLERMEGWKNGSLVPQEAVRAAQIQGISRRMMGMTTSISKFPTYRRRFKQLVKGLIVYSMEKEGGCHRNNSVHSV; encoded by the exons ATGAACATGGCGAGCTCTTGGAAAGAATGGCTGAGGAGACTCTACGTGGTCTCTGCATTTTGTTCAGCACTCTGTTTGGGCGCTCTGAAAA GTTTACTGGTTGGTCCAGTTGCTGCTCTAATACTGATAGCAGGAAATGTTGGGGTGATTTTGGGTCTGTTTCCGCTGCATGTGTCCTGGACAGTCTACACCCTGGTCAA GGCTAAAAGTTTGTATGCACCGCTGAAACTAGCTTTCTCCTTTGCTCTGCCGGCTCTGTTGGGGATTTGGTTGGGCCTGAGCATAGCTGGAAGTGTTCTTGTGGGAGTGGGCTATGGCTTCTTCACTCCCTGGATTTCTTCCTTTGAGGCCTTCAGGCATGATGATGACTCCAACAAGTTCTTCCACTGCATTgtg GATGGAACTTGGAGTACTATCAGAGGAAGCTGCACTGTGGTCCGAGATTTCGCCGACATTTGCTACCACTCCTACCCTCTCTACTTGAAGGAATTGCGAGAAGCCCCGCCTTCCAACCAGCTTCAACCTCTTAG GTTTATGGATGTCCCTGGGTGTATAATTGTTGGGCTGATGGGACTAGTGGTTGAGATTCCTCTCTACACGGCGATCGCCATTGTGAAGAGTCCATTCATGTTGTTCAAGGGCTGGATTCGGTTGATACATGATCTGATCAGCCGTGAAGGCCCGTTTCTTGAAACGGCTTGCATCCCGGTTGCTGGTCTGACAATACTTATGTGGCCGCTCGTCGTTCTTGGCAGCATCGTATTGGCTATTTTCTCAAGCTTCTTCATAGGACTTTATGGATCAGTTGTAGTATACCAG GAAAGGTCTTTCAAAAGAGGAGTTGCTTATGTGATTGCAATGGTTGCAGTATTCGACGAGTACACAAATGATTGGCTCTATCTCCGAGCAGGATCCATGCTCCCAAA GCCCCGGTACAGAAAGAAGAAGGTGGCAAACTTAACAGAGATCAGTAGTGCTGGAGAGAATCAGTCGCCCGAAGTCAAAATTAGCGCTGTTTTAACAGAAGCACCCGCAATGATCATGCCGAGACTGACATCTTCTAGATCAGTGAGAGAGGCAATTCAAGAAGTGAAAATGGTGCAG GTATGGGGGCACATCATGAGGTCATGCGAGATGAGAGGCAAAGAACTACTAGATGCCAATGTAATAAAAACGGCTGACCTCTACGATTGGCTGAGAGCGAAAAACAGCAACGATGCAGGAGGCATTGTCGGGGTGGGTCTGCCTTGTTATTCGTTCTTGCAGACTCTGCTTGCCTCCATAAAGGCGAGATGCGATGGCCTCTTGCTCCTCGATAATCTTGTGGTCAACCATCTGAACCGACCCCAGGACAGATTGTTGGACTGGTTCTTCCATCCTATAATGCTCCTGAAGGAGCAGATCAGGGTCATAGAGCTGGAAGAAGGGGAGATCAGGTTCCTGGAGAAAGCTGTTCTCCTGGGAAGCAACCTCGAAAGAATGGAGGGCTGGAAAAATGGGAGCTTGGTGCCTCAAGAGGCTGTCAGAGCCGCGCAAATCCAGGGAATCAGCAGAAG AATGATGGGAATGACAACAAGCATATCCAAGTTCCCCACGTACAGGAGGAGATTCAAGCAACTAGTGAAGGGCCTGATTGTGTATTCCATGGAGAAGGAGGGGGGCTGCCACCGAAACAATTCTGTGCACTctgtttga